CCATTgctgaaaagaaatacttcaaatcaTTCTCCTATCATATTATAGCTGGGTGCAAGTATGCAAGTATGGAGAAGTATGGGCTAGCGCCTTTTAGATTTCCAAATATGTGGACGTCGTATGGGGATTTATTGAAAagggttgaatcatcttggagagaacatatAGTggcagatttagggtttagtaaaTTGGCAGGTAAtttgaaaaggctaaaacaaaggcttagggtgtggaataaacataCTTTTTAGTCATGTTGGTGATATCATACAAGAGTTGGAGGAAAAGGTAGAAAAATATGAGAATGTACTACAAATAGAGTACTCAAAATCacttgaagaagagttccttgtttttaAGGCTGAATTAGAGGtctggtatagaagggaagagacaAGGCCGATGCAGCAAGCAAAGAAGAAATGGCTAACTGATGGTGACCAAAATTCAAAGTTCTTCCATGTGGTGATTACGCAAAGAAGGCGTAACTCTTGTGTGAATTCAATGGTGCTTCCAGATGGTTCGGTGCAGGGAAATATGCAGATGGTTCATGATGAAgctgtgaattattttgagcaattcttggggCAAAATAGTTAAGTGCAAAGGCCAAATCTAGACAGTATTATCCAATCAGTGGTTTCTAAGGACTCTATAAGATAGCTGAAGGAAGAACCAACAgaggaggaggtatatgtagctatttcttctatttctgtgGACAGTAGCCTGGGACTGGATGGTTTTAGGTCATCTTTCTATCTTACCTACtcgaagattattaaaaatgatgtgatggaagcGATAAGGGCGTTCTTCtaaggtgatatgttgcctcagtatttttgttcctcttatcTAGTTCTTATTTcaaaagtaaaggatcctcaatcttttgataaatttcgtcCAAAaagcctttgtaacgtaatctatagAATCTTCTCCAAAATCCTTATTAGCAAGCTATCGTtagtgatgggtgatttaatttCTCTTGAGCAAGGTGCATTTGTGAaaaggaggagtatttttgaaaatataacgcttgctcaagagatgacaaagttattacataggcgggtgagatGAGGTAATATGATGCTAAAACTTGACATGAGCAAAGCATATGAttgagtggagtggcaggtggtagatcagatttttcatACTTTTGGTTTTCCAGATTGTTTTTGTAAGTTGATTTCGAATTGTACTTCTACTCCATGATTTTCAGttatgatgcatgacacttacaggggtttcttcaagtcaaaaaggggtttgaggcagGGGGATCTATTGTacccgtatattttcatcatcgtggaagaagttctttctagatTAATTCAAAAGAAGATGACTGAGAAGCAGATTTTACCATTTACCCATCTGACtagtgcacctattatatcgcatttaatgtacgctGATGATGTTGTGATTTTTGCTAATGCAGGTAcaaaaaaatctgttagtcagttaatggaggtgatcaaGGAGTATGAAAGCTGAACTAGCCAAAGGgggaataaagataaatcagctattttttttctcaaagaagttgggtgctcAGAGGAAGGGATAAATTCTACAGGAGACTGGTTTTATTAAAGGTAAATTTACTTTTACGTATCTGGGAGTGCCGatcgtggatggtaaattgaagggttGTCATTCTggccctttaattcaaaaaatcagtaagaaaaTTAAGGGCTGGAAAAatagactgttgtctcaaggaggtcgtctatTTTGTTGAAACATTTTCTTTCAAGCATGTCACTGCATCTGTTAACTGTTCTAAATGCCCCaaaactggtgataaaaaagatacaaggtgatggctttttgagtctaatctctATTTTGATACGCAAGTGTTTTTTATGTGCATGTTTTAGTGAGTGAACAGGtattattcaggtcacacataagatcaagaaaACATGGAAGCCAAGGGAGTTCTTAAAGCACAAAAtctagcgtattccatggagttaaAGAGCaaataagaaagaagaagagatatTTCAGTtctatatgcatttatttttctatatggtctgtaatatattgcatatgcatgcatgatatgtttaGATGTTTAGTAATGCCGTAGATAGATcgtaggttaatcaaatgaccTTAAGGCTGACTTCGATcgatcgaaggtcgaccgacgcAAGTTTTTTTAGGACAAATTAAAAAACCTagactttagaaagaccctaggacccTGCACTTCACTTAGAAAAATAATAAGGGTTAAACTGGACTTATAAGGTAAAATTATAAggtttcgagcgaccgaaccttggcgttgaaaatgCCTTGATCAACCAAACCATTgggaagtcaaagtgttgactggacttcgggcaaccgaaccaaaaaggacttcaccatccttggtcaaccgaacacatATACTGAATTTTCCCAACAACTCAGGTGCCCAAACTTTCACGTACAAAATgacctcgggtgaccaaacacgTGGGTTCAGTAAACCAAACTTTAAACCGAGCTATCGAACTGTGGTCTTTTGAAATTGCCTTCGGTCTAGCCAACCGACCTTGTCcacgggcacccaaacttcaaaaacacATTTTCTCTTTATgagtgttcgggcaaccgaacctatggctcgagcgaccaaaactctcaagttgctcatttttaactgggtaattagggttaaacattaattaaactttttttaataatacccagcgGTCAAAAATTTCCTTGAGTCTATATATACTTCTTTCATAACtcaaattagcaa
The Malania oleifera isolate guangnan ecotype guangnan chromosome 13, ASM2987363v1, whole genome shotgun sequence DNA segment above includes these coding regions:
- the LOC131145754 gene encoding uncharacterized protein LOC131145754, with the translated sequence MEKYGLAPFRFPNMWTSYGDLLKRVESSWREHIVADLGFSKLAELEEKVEKYENVLQIEYSKSLEEEFLVFKAELEVWYRREETRPMQQAKKKWLTDGDQNSKFFHVVITQRRRNSCVNSMVLPDGSVQGNMQMVHDEAVNYFEQFLGQNS